In Vigna unguiculata cultivar IT97K-499-35 chromosome 3, ASM411807v1, whole genome shotgun sequence, a single genomic region encodes these proteins:
- the LOC114176310 gene encoding probable xyloglucan endotransglucosylase/hydrolase protein 33, with translation MAPLQQKLPFSYLLILCLATVVSSHNRPFTVPSVTRLTDSFPTVPVDQAFSKAFGASSVQFLSNGSTATLALDKVSGSGLVSQRRYNYGFFSAAIKLPSGLSPGVVVAFYLSNADKFPHNHDEIDIEILGHDKRNDWVIQTNVYANGSVSTGREEKFYFWFDPTQQYHLYSILWNSYHTVFLVDNIPVREFIHSNTYPSVYPSKPMSVYATIWDGSEWATHGGKYPVNYKYAPFVASFAQVKLSGCISDPTAPVSACAKVNPSAQDPINGPEFTKLSQQQVAAMDWARRKLMFYSYCNDRPRFKVMPPECH, from the exons ATGGCACCTTTGCAACAAAAGCTACCCTTCTCATATCTACTCATCCTTTGCTTAGCCACTGTGGTTTCTTCACACAACAGACCTTTTACAGTTCCAAGTGTCACACGCTTGACGGATTCTTTTCCCACTGTCCCAGTTGATCAAGCTTTTTCTAAGGCCTTTGGGGCCTCCAGTGTCCAGTTTCTCAGCAATGGGTCCACGGCCACACTGGCTCTCGACAAAGTCTCAG GCTCAGGATTGGTATCACAAAGAAGATACAACTATGGATTCTTCAGTGCTGCAATCAAATTGCCCTCTGGTTTGTCACCTGGAGTTGTTGTTGCCTTTTAT CTGTCAAATGCAGATAAATTCCCTCACAACCATGATGAAATAGACATTGAAATTCTGGGTCATGATAAAAGAAATGACTGGGTTATTCAAACAAATGTGTATGCCAATGGAAGTGTCAGCACAGGGAGAGAAGAGAAATTCTATTTCTGGTTCGACCCAACACAGCAGTATCATCTCTACAGCATCTTGTGGAACAGTTATCACACAGT GTTCTTAGTGGACAATATTCCAGTGAGGGAATTCATACATAGCAACACATATCCTTCTGTTTATCCATCAAAACCAATGTCGGTGTATGCCACAATATGGGATGGTTCAGAATGGGCTACTCATGGAGGCAAATACCCAGTTAACTACAAGTATGCACCATTTGTTGCTTCATTTGCACAAGTAAAACTGAGTGGCTGCATATCTGACCCCACTGCACCAGTTTCTGCATGTGCTAAGGTCAATCCTTCAGCTCAAGACCCAATCAATGGACCAGAGTTTACTAAGCTATCACAGCAGCAAGTAGCAGCTATGGATTGGGCAAGGAGGAAACTCATGTTTTACTCTTACTGCAATGACAGACCCAGATTCAAAGTCATGCCACCAGAATGCCACTaa
- the LOC114179941 gene encoding probable LRR receptor-like serine/threonine-protein kinase MEE39, with amino-acid sequence MLCVFSCSISMKFQLLLLLLSITLCLGSSQTSVHNCVLDIQSSSALVSSNCELYNWGGFINGCCGPYFGDYLYALGVRANETGKVFLNPSEQKNCTASMEAFDNKFTCSGMEKLTSGTGGCSDYTIIDVVNQLGNNLRRLEEECMPLSTNGRPNETCIECFKAWEDISAKPDTTRGSESANISSYLCRFAVLVSLTSTRIYDEESILEVYKCLGDHALSGGLASGNEEVKASRNASINSGLWIAFGITGIIVLVVLAALALFVTRMRSAPSVQHESDSPSLKITLKDVYVATDNLSASNFIGQGIAGKVYKGVLSNNQSVAVKHITNECYMETFVREVRSLSHVRHHNLVALLGYCESESECFLVYELCHNGNLSEWLFGNGKVLSWIQRLEIAIDSARGLEFLHTYPNGCIVHRDIKPSNILIDANFQAKLSDFGLSRVMELGQSYVSSEVRGTFGYIDPEYRTNHHVKASADVYSFGIVLLQLLSGQRILNIDFQRPMSLGKMARDVVRGGDISEFADPKLKGEYSVEAFDIVLKLALSCIGLKRHRPSIDEVLYSLEKTLHISL; translated from the exons atgttATGTGTTTTCTCTTGTTCTATTTCAATGAAATTTCAATTGTTGCTTCTCCTGCTTTCCATCACCCTTTGTCTTGGATCTTCTCAAACTTCTGTTCATAATTGTGTCCTTGATATTCAATCTTCTTCAGCCCTGGTTAGTTCGAACTGCGAATTGTACAATTGGGGAGGGTTTATCAATGGCTGTTGTGGACCATATTTTGGTGATTACCTCTATGCCTTGGGGGTGAGGGCAAACGAAACTGGAAAAGTATTCTTGAATCCCTCAGAGCAGAAAAACTGTACGGCATCAATGGAAGCTTTTGACAACAAATTTACTTGTTCTGGAATGGAGAAGCTAACTAGTGGAACTGGTGGTTGCTCTGATTACACCATCATAGATGTTGTTAATCAGCTTGGAAACAACCTTAGGAGATTGGAGGAAGAATGCATGCCTTTGAGCACAAATGGTAGGCCAAATGAAACTTGCATTGAATGTTTCAAAGCATGGGAGGATATCAGTGCAAAACCAGACACTACAAGAGGGTCAGAATCAGCAAATATCAGTTCTTATCTTTGTAGGTTTGCTGTTCTTGTCTCACTGACAAGCACAAGAATTTATGATGAGGAATCAATTCTAGAAGTTTATAAATGCCTTGGAGATCATGCCCTTTCTGGAG GATTAGCTTCAGGTAATGAAGAAGTGAAGGCTAGTAGAAATGCTAGTATCAACTCAG GTCTCTGGATTGCATTTGGCATAACAGGAATTATAGTATTGGTGGTTCTTGCCGCACTAGCATTATTTGTCACAAGAATGAGAAGTGCTCCATCAGTACAACATG AATCTGATTCACCTTCACTGAAGATAACTTTGAAGGATGTTTATGTAGCAACAGACAATCTCAGTGCTTCAAATTTCATAGGCCAAGGCATAGCCG GGAAAGTGTACAAAGGTGTACTCTCCAACAATCAATCTGTTGCAGTGAAGCATATCACCAATGAATGTTACATGGAGACATTTGTCAGAGAAGTGAGAAGCCTTTCTCATGTTAGGCATCACAACCTAGTAGCTTTACTGGGATACTGTGAAAGTGAATCTGAATGTTTTCTGGTGTATGAGTTATGCCACAATGGAAACCTCTCAGAATGGCTATTCG GCAATGGTAAAGTTCTTTCATGGATTCAAAGACTAGAGATTGCCATTGATAGTGCAAGAGGCCTTGAGTTTCTCCACACCTACCCAAATGGCTGCATCGTTCACCGTGATATAAAg CCATCAAACATTCTTATTGATGCTAACTTCCAAGCAAAGCTTTCAGACTTTGGGTTGTCCAGGGTTATGGAGTTGGGTCAATCCTATGTGAGCTCAGAAGTAAGAGGAACATTTGGTTATATTGATCCTGAATATAGGACAAATCACCATGTAAAAGCCTCAGCAGATGTCTACAGCTTTGGAATAGTGTTGCTGCAACTTCTATCAGGACAAAGGATCCTCAACATTGATTTCCAGAGACCAATGTCTCTGGGTAAAATG GCCAGAGATGTTGTTAGAGGTGGTGATATTTCAGAATTTGCTGATCCTAAACTGAAAGGGGAGTACTCTGTTGAAGCATTTGACATAGTACTAAAGCTAGCTTTGTCTTGCATAGGGCTCAAGCGCCACAGGCCCTCTATAGATGAAGTGTTATATAGCTTAGAAAAGACACTCCATATTTCTTTATAA